The following proteins are co-located in the Silene latifolia isolate original U9 population chromosome 1, ASM4854445v1, whole genome shotgun sequence genome:
- the LOC141640776 gene encoding uncharacterized protein LOC141640776 has protein sequence MAEYDEESLINRLQELLRDRPTGSRSGSKPKQDEFKVSELPEFTGGTDPEVYLEWERKIERMFDFKDLNDEKRCRYAILKLGKGASLWFEGIKTRRERVGKEKITSWDSLKRKLRKRYVPTTHKVSTYRKIAEFRQGKLTVGEYIDEFENLTLMGELEEIEEQKMARFLRGLNFNIANTVELYPYSDFDTLCGLCWKLESQGKAKYGGGSNSESGKPKTWAKFETPSKYNSPASHVSPNKNPNRETPTPTKTTNVTKETPLSKVRCFKCQGFGHFQSSCPNKRVVTLREAVAVRDELLDEEERDRLGDIFDFDEGGSDEGEVEDYVAPSYDTALVLRTLQTKPVPEITEQRDQLFHTKCQIGDKWCSVIIDGGSCTNVASNEMVSKLGLTTTAHPRPYSLHWLDDGNKLKVSKQVLVGVAMGSYRDEVLCDVIPMDACHILLGRPWQFDRDVVHRERSNEYEFRDKGKKIVLKPMSAKEIRAMSTKKKKSTMLIKEREIECAINNGEQVYLLMAQEEIKYDQEDLTGSPIDNLLNEFRDVFPDDLPPGLPPIRGIEHQIDLIPGASLPNKAAYRCNPEETRELQRQIDELMSRGFVRESLSPCAVPVLLVPKKDGSWRMCVDSRSVNNITIKYRFPIPRLDDMLDELHGSVVFSKIDLRSGYHQIRMREGDEWKTTFKTKHGLYEWLVMPFGLTNAPSTFMRLMNEMLKPFLGRFVVVYLDDILVYSKNEEEHLWHLRQIFEVLRTQKLYGKREKCAFLVDQVIFLGNVVSKDGVSVDPTKIEAISSWPIPKTVSEVRSFHGLASFYRRFIRGFSSIMSPITNCLKKGSFVWTREAQEAFETIKNHLCSAPILALPDFSQPFEVECDASGVGIGAVLLQNKRPVAYFSEKLNGARLNYCTYDKEFYAIVRALGHWSHYLRPQHFILHSDHESLKNINGQQKLNPRHAKWVEFLQSFHFSAKYKSGPSNIVADALSRRYVLLAAVDVRFLGFETLKNYYKDDGDFGVTIEKCKNGVFGEFMVQDGFLFKGNRLCVPKHPIRELLVHEAHGGGLAGHFGVTKTLEVLREHFFWPKMLGDVTSIVGKCVTCRVAKSSFKPGVYTPLPVPMRPWEDVSLDFIVALPRTQRGKDAIMVVVDRFSKMAHFVACNKTDDASHVADLYYREIVRLHGIPKTIVSDRDSKFLSYFWNTLWRKVGTKLLFSTSHHPQTDGQTEVTNRTLGTLLRGLVSRTQKDWDLKLAHAEFAFNRSPTYATGQSPFEAVYGVNPSLPLDLIPLPKEELVHKDAEAKLKSMVKLHQQIRERIEAINAAYKRKSNKHRSARLFKEGDLVWVNLRKERFPSKWKNKLMPRAEGPYKVIKRINDNAYQIELPGDYGVHATFNIGDLSPYLDDDGLAELRSIPFKGGEDDADIEDQSSLVITSIGGDAYLGSRAQFDLSSKLVVAWGRRIGDLYRFHRQHDNFCSISLVNQIRHLVLNKFQALDSNNSNFESSVSAANNKSVILFHERLGHMSISKLKFVSGFSHEINNDKFHCKSSILAKHHRLPFPASTHRASSCFILLHMDVWGPYKIPSMTGAKYFLTILDDFSRNTWTILFQTKNQVVHLIKNFFSYVHTHFGANIKTIRSDNGTEFLQEVCGSLFKDRGIVHQTSVVGTPQQNGRVERKHRHLLETARALKLHANLPIKFWGDYLLTATHFINLMPTPVIDNKTPYELIFGYVPSYDALRTFGCYVMQQCHLLIVTNLEGQPAHSADGDTPSVSVEEPVLTTENVVPDPSPSNPLSDGVPVRRSTRPKQLSTWLQGYQCKIPGQKSTASLVQASVFQAEVLQTIEDHSPDYIASLFNALQEPEPYSYKQAQQDQRWIDAMQKEVKALEENQTWDVVPLP, from the exons atGGCAGAATATGACGAGGAGTCATTAATCAATCGTCTTCAAGAATTGTTGCGTGATCGACCTACGGGAAGTCGATCAGGCTCTAAGCCAAAACAAGATGAATTCAAAGTGTCAGAACTTCCCGAATTCACAGGGGGTACCGACCCGGAAGTCTATTTGGAATGGGAACGAAAAATCGAACGGATGTTTGATTTTAAGGATCTTAATGATGAAAAGAGATGTCGATATGCCATTCTCAAGTTGGGTAAGGGCGCATCGCTTTGGTTCGAAGGGATAAAGACCAGACGGGAGCGTGTCGGAAAGGAGAAAATTACTTCTTGGGATTCTCTGAAGCGCAAACTTCGTAAAAGGTATGTGCCCACGACCCATAAGGTTTCTACTTATCGAAAAATTGCTGAATTTAGACAAGGGAAATTAACTGTGGGGGAATACATTGATGAATTTGAGAATCTGACTCTAATGGGAGAGTTAGAGGAAATAGAAGAGCAAAAGATGGCTAGGTTTTTACGGGGACTGAATTTTAATATTGCGAATACCGTAGAATTGTATCCCTATTCTGATTTCGACACACTTTGCGGGCTTTGCTGGAAACTCGAATCCCAGGGCAAGGCAAAATATGGGGGAGGGTCGAACTCGGAATCGGGTAAACCCAAAACATGGGCCAAATTTGAAACGCCTTCAAAATATAACTCCCCTGCATCTCACGTTAGTCCCAACAAGAACCCTAACCGAGAAACTCCAACTCCCACTAAAACAACCAACGTAACTAAAGAAACTCCCCTCTCTAAAGTTAGATGTTTTAAGTGCCAGGGGTTTGGACACTTTCAGAGTTCTTGTCCAAACAAACGGGTAGTGACGTTGAGGGAGGCCGTGGCCGTCCGTGACGAATTGTTAGACGAGGAAGAGAGGGACCGGCTAGGTGACATATTTGATTTTGATGAAGGAGGCAGTGACGAGGGGGAAGTAGAGGATTACGTTGCTCCAAGCTATGACACGGCTTTGGTGCTACGTACTTTGCAAACTAAACCAGTCCCGGAAATTACAGAGCAACGAGACCAATTATTTCATACCAAATGCCAAATTGGTGATAAATGGTGCAGTGTGATAATCGACGGCGGTAGTTGCACTAACGTGGCATCAAACGAGATGGTTTCCAAACTCGGGTTGACCACCACGGCTCATCCAAGGCCGTATTCATTGCATTGGCTCGACGACGGTAATAAATTGAAGGTTTCGAAGCAGGTGCTTGTTGGGGTGGCTATGGGTTCCTATCGTGACGAGGTGTTATGCGACGTAATTCCAATGGACGCTTGTCATATCTTGTTAGGTCGTCCATGGCAGTTTGATAGGGATGTAGTACATCGGGAACGGAGTAATGAATATGAGTTTCGAGATAAGGGGAAGAAAATTGTGCTAAAACCCATGTCTGCTAAGGAAATTCGAGCTATGAGTACAAAAAAAAAGAAGTCCACCATGCTGATCAAGGAGCGAGAAATCGAGTGTGCAATTAACAACGGTGAGCAGGTTTATTTGCTTATGGCTCAGGAAGAAATAAAGTATGATCAGGAGGATTTAACGGGCAGTCCCATTGACAACTTGTTGAACGAATTTCGAGACGTTTTTCCCGATGATTTGCCACCCGGACTTCCTCCTATCCGTGGGATTGAACACCAAATTGACCTTATTCCGGGTGCATCACTGCCCAATAAGGCTGCTTATCGCTGTAACCCGGAGGAAACCAGAGAGTTACAAAGACAAATTGATGAGCTCATGAGTCGGGGATTTGTTCGAGAAAGCCTAAGTCCTTGCGCCGTACCCGtattacttgtgcccaaaaaggatggttCATGGCGAATGTGTGTTGATAGCAGGTCTGTAAATAATATTACCATCAAATATCGTTTCCCAATTCCGAGACTAGACGACATGTTGGATGAACTCCACGGTTCGGTGGTGTTTTCAAAAATTGATTTGCGGAGTGGGTACCATCAAATTCGAATGCGAGAAGGTGACGAATGGAAGACGACTTTTAAAACGAAGCATGGTCTTTATGAGTGGTTAGTTATGCCCTTCGGGCTCACAAATGCTCCGAGCACATTTATGCGGTTGATGAATGAAATGCTTAAACCATTTTTGGGTCGATTTGTCGTAGTTTACCtcgatgatatcttggtttatagcAAAAATGAAGAGGAGCACTTATGGCACTTGAGACAAATTTTTGAAGTATTACGTACCCAGAAATTGTATGGGAAAAGGGAGAAGTGTGCTTTTTTGGTTGACCAGGTTATTTTCTTGGGTAACGTGGTCTCGAAAGACGGAGTTTCCGTCGACCCGACTAAAATCGAAGCAATTAGCAGTTGGCCTATTCCTAAAACGGTTAGTGAAGTTCGCTCTTTTCATGGATTAGCTTCATTTTACCGTCGTTTTATTCGGGGTTTTAGTTCTATCATGAGTCCCATTACTAATTGTTTGAAGAAAGGGTCGTTTGTTTGGACAAGGGAGGCACAAGAAGCATTTGAAACTATTAAAAATCATTTATGCAGTGCCCCAATTCTAGCTTTACCCGATTTTTCTCAACCTTTCGAGGTCGAGTGCGACGCGAGTGGTGTGGGTATTGGCGCCGTGTTGTTACAGAATAAACGCCCAGTGGCTTATTTCTCGGAAAAGTTGAACGGTGCTAGACTAAATTACTGTACCTATGACAAGGAGTTCTACGCCATCGTTCGCGCTTTGGGtcattggagtcattatttgcGGCCTCAACATTTTATTTTGCATTCCGACCACGAATCTTTGAAGAATATTAATGGGCAGCAAAAACTGAATCCGCGGCATGCCAAATGGGTCGAGTTTTTACAATCCTTCCATTTCTCCGCAAAATACAAGAGTGGCCCAAGTAATATTGTGGCCGATGCGTTATCTCGGAGGTACGTTTTGTTAGCTGCTGTAGATGTTCGTTTCCTTGGTTTTGAAACATTAAAAAATTATTACAAGGATGATGGTGATTTTGGTGTAACAATTGAGAAATGCAAAAATGGTGTATTCGGGGAATTTATGGTGCAAGATGGGTTCCTATTCAAAGGCAATCGGCTATGTGTTCCTAAACATCCAATCCGAGAATTACTAGTACATGAGGCGCATGGTGGAGGGTTGGCTGGGCATTTCGGTGTTACTAAAACGTTGGAAGTATTACGGGAGCACTTCTTTTGGCCAAAGATGCTAGGGGACGTAACAAGTATTGTTGGTAAGTGCGTGACATGTCGGGTAGCCAAAAGCTCGTTCAAGCCGGGAGTGTACACTCCATTGCCAGTTCCTATGCGCCCATGGGAAGATGTCTCCTTGGATTTTATAGTGGCTTTACCCcgtactcaaaggggtaaggatGCAATTATGGTGGTGGTGGATAGGTTCTCGAAAATGGCTCATTTCGTGGCTTGTAACAAGACCGACGATGCAAGCCATGTGGCTGATTTATATTATAGAGAAATCGTTCGTCTTCATGGAATACCCAAGACCATTGTATCGGATCGTGACTCCAAGTTTCTGAGTTACTTTTGGAATACACTATGGAGGAAGGTGGGAACCAAATTACTCTTTAGCACATCGCACCACCCTCAGACGGATGGTCAAACGGAGGTAACGAATCGGACATTGGGTACGTTATTGCGTGGACTGGTTAGCCGAACCCAAAAGGATTGGGACCTCAAACTTGCGCATGCCGAGTTCGCATTTAATAGGTCGCCAACATATGCCACGGGTCAGTCACCATTTGAGGCCGTGTATGGAGTTAACCCGTCCCTGCCATTGGATTTAATTCCACTCCCCAAAGAGGAGCTCGTTCATAAAGATGCTGAAGCCAAATTAAAGTCCATGGTGAAGCTGCATCAACAGATACGCGAACGAATCGAGGCCATCAATGCAGCGTACAAAAGGAAATCAAATAAGCATCGAAGTGCTCGATTGTTTAAGGAAGGTGATTTAGTGTGGGTGAATTTGCGAAAGGAGCGGTTCCCGAGTAAATGGAAAAACAAACTCATGCCACGAGCCGAGGGGCCATATAAGGTGATCAAGCGTATAAATGACAACGCTTATCAAATCGAGCTACCGGGAGATTACGGAGTACACGCCACTTTCAATATAGGAGATTTGTCACCGTATCTCGATGACGACGGTCTTGCcgaattgaggtcaattcctttCAAAGGAGGGGAAGATGATGCGGACATCGAAGACCAAAGCTCGCTGGTTATTACTAGCATTGGAGGAGATGCTTACTTGGGGTCAAGAGCTCAGTTT GACCTTTCAAGTAAGCTTGTTGTGGCTTGGGGAAGGAGGATTGGTGATTTGTATAGATTTCACAGGCAACATGATAATTTTTGTTCTATATCTTTAGTCAATCAGATCAGACATCTAGTGCTAAATAAATTCCAGGCTTTGGATAGTAATAATTCTAATTTTGAATCGTCTGTTTCAGCTGCTAATAATAAATCTGTAATTTTGTTTCATGAGAGACTTGGTCATATGTCAATCAGTAAGCTGAAGTTTGTATCTGGTTTTTCTCATGagattaataatgataaatttcACTGTAAATCTTCTATTCTTGCCAAGCATCATAGGCTGCCTTTTCCTGCTAGTACACATAGAGCATCttcttgttttattttattgCATATGGATGTTTGGGGTCCATATAAGATCCCTTCAATGACTGGTGCCAAGTATTTCTTGACTATTTTGGATGATTTTTCAAGGAATACTTGGACCatcctttttcaaacaaaaaatcaAGTTGTTCATTTGATCAAAAATTTCTTCTCTTATGTTCATACACATTTTGGTGCAAATATAAAGACCATTAGGTCTGACAATGGGACTGAGTTTCTTCAAGAAGTTTGTGGTTCTCTTTTTAAGGATAGAGGAATAGTTCATCAGACCAGTGTAGTTGGGACCCCTCAACAGAATGGTAGGGTAGAACGCAAGCATAGACACCTATTGGAGACTGCTAGAGCATTAAAACTTCATGCTAATCTCCCTATTAAGTTTTGGGGAGACTATTTATTGACTGCTACTCATTTTATTAATCTCATGCCTACTCCTGTAATTGACAACAAGACCCCATATGAGTTAATTTTTGGTTATGTTCCTTCATATGATGCATTAAGAACTTTTGGATGTTATGTTATGCAACAATGCCACCTACTTATAGTGACAAATTTGGAA GGTCAACCTGCACATTCTGCTGATGGTGATACACCATCTGTTTCTGTTGAAGAGCCTGTTTTAACCACAGAGAATGTTGTCCCTGATCCAAGTCCAAGTAATCCCCTTTCTGATGGTGTTCCTGTCAGAAGATCTACTAGACCTAAGCAACTAAGCACTTGGTTACAGGGGTATCAATGTAAGATACCAGGTCAGAAGTCTACTGCTAGTCTAGTTCAGGCTTCTGTCTTTCAAGCTGAAGTACTTCAGACAATAGAAGATCATTCCCCAGATTATATTGCTTCTTTGTTCAATGCCCTTCAAGAACCTGAACCTTATTCTTACAAGCAAGCACAACAAGATCAGAGATGGATAGATGCAATGCAAAAAGAGGTCAAAGCTTTAGAAGAGAATCAGACTTGGGATGTAGTGCCATTGCCTTAA
- the LOC141640769 gene encoding uncharacterized protein LOC141640769, translating to MPEVDSIDTSSNFDYYDDPLYLSTSDQTNAVLTTFLFDGHDFVGWKREVLMALTAKNKDGFIDGTCVLPPPSDKRHKQWKRCDFMVMRWVSNSLDKSLRENIKYVTSSKQFWSELLERFGVSNALEVYQLTKDLEAIVQDNLSLVEYYSKMKNMWETLDSLDPLPVCSCGKIQLCSCDLLKKMIERENNEKVIQFLMNLNSSYDGIRTQILSLEPLTSINKVLALLQKIERQKQITDAVSSLTEVNAYASFRPSDSKKPVFSGAPNGDSTSVKHCDNYNRDGHTRATCFGLNKCPHCGKKGHNPANCFVIRGFPGDKNKGKEKVQQSATGFPKKGAHSADVLQESPLDSPCLDVTGTAGCNMVNNDPESTVSLNSEVLNRLITSVVDQVLKRIYDQQPALSTANFAGMPNAISYSYTANTSPYMLDWLIDTGASDHMTYNCSLLTNVHIFKNPNRVGLPDGTIKFVHKMGTVLLTDKIILSNVFLIPDFRQNLLSVSKLLVMRTSKTKARWLLLALEEMLTWGRELSLFVWLHGSSDVGGV from the coding sequence ATGCCTGAGGTTGATTCTATTGATACTTCATCAAATTTCGATTACTATGATGATCCCCTATATTTGTCAACTTCTGATCAGACTAATGCAGTTCTTACCACTTTTCTTTTTGATGGTCATGACTTTGTTGGTTGGAAAAGGGAAGTTCTTATGGCCTTGACTGCCAAAAATAAAGATGGCTTTATTGATGGCACTTGTGTCCTCCCTCCTCCCTCTGATAAAAGACACAAGCAGTGGAAACGCTGTGATTTCATGGTTATGCGGTGGGTGTCTAATTCATTGGATAAAAGTTTGAGGGAAAATATTAAGTATGTAACCTCATCCAAACAGTTTTGGAGTGAGTTGCTTGAACGTTTTGGTGTCTCCAATGCATTGGAAGTTTATCAATTGACTAAAGATTTGGAGGCCATAGTTCAGGACAATTTGTCTTTGGTTGAATATTATAGCAAAATGAAGAACATGTGGGAAACCCTTGATTCTCTTGATCCACTGCCTGTTTGTTCTTGTGGAAAGATTCAGTTATGTTCTTGTGATTTGTTAAAAAAAATGATAGAGAGGGAGAATAATGAGAAGGTGATCCAATTTCTCATGAACTTGAATAGTAGCTATGATGGAATTAGGACACAGATCTTGTCTCTTGAACCTCTTACCTCTATCAACAAGGTGTTAGCATTGTTACAAAAAATAGAGAGGCAAAAACAAATAACTGATGCTGTCTCATCTCTCACTGAAGTTAATGCATATGCTAGCTTCAGGCCTTCTGATTCCAAGAAACCTGTCTTTTCTGGTGCACCTAATGGTGACTCTACTTCTGTTAAACACTGTGACAACTATAACAGAGATGGTCACACCAGGGCAACTTGTTTTGGACTAAACAAGTGTCCCCATTGTGGAAAAAAAGGGCATAACCCAGCCAATTGTTTTGTGATAAGGGGTTTTCCTGGTGACAAAAATAAGGGCAAGGAAAAGGTTCAGCAGTCTGCAACTGGTTTTCCTAAGAAGGGAGCTCATTCTGCTGATGTGTTACAAGAGTCTCCTTTGGATAGTCCTTGTCTGGATGTTACTGGGACTGCTGGCTGTAATATGGTCAACAATGATCCTGAATCTACAGTTTCTCTTAACTCTGAAGTGCTTAATAGATTGATTACATCTGTTGTTGATCAAGTTCTGAAAAGAATTTATGATCAACAACCTGCTTTGTCTACTGCAAACTTTGCAGGTATGCCTAATGCTATTTCCTATTCTTATACTGCTAATACATCTCCATATATGCTTGATTGGCTTATTGATACGGGTGCATCTGATCATATGACTTATAATTGTTCCCTTTTAACTAATGTTCATATTTTTAAGAATCCCAATAGAGTTGGTTTACCTGATGGGACTATTAAGTTTGTTCATAAAATGGGTACAGTCCTTCTCACTGACAAAATTATCTTATCTAATGTGTTTTTAATTCCAGATTTTAGGCAGAACTTGTTGTCTGTTAGTAAGCTCCTTGTGATGCGGACATCGAAGACCAAAGCTCGCTGGTTATTACTAGCATTGGAGGAGATGCTTACTTGGGGTCGAGAGCTCAGTTTGTTTGTATGGTTGCACGGGTCGAGTGACGTTGGTGGTGTGTGA